A section of the Spirosoma pollinicola genome encodes:
- a CDS encoding flavin reductase family protein, with protein sequence MKTINPADLKPNEFYRFIIGTIGPRPIAFASTIDANGLVNLSPFSFFNIVGYNPPTLIFAPTINRHGHKKHTLLNLEEVGEVVINIVNYAMVEQMSLASAEFERGINEFEKAGFTAIPSDRVRPPRIAESPAAFECVVKQIVPTGDGPGSGNIIICEVVMGHFHDTIFDSTGAVDPHQLDLIGRMGGDWYCRAQGDALFEVGRPQTGIGVDNIPAAIRNSAILSGNDLGKLGSFPALPDPEEVNAYRASGALNELFDEARNGCQYLPDLLHLRAKQLLAEGNVKDAWLTLLTSQL encoded by the coding sequence ATGAAAACAATCAATCCCGCAGACTTGAAACCCAATGAATTTTACCGGTTTATAATCGGTACCATTGGCCCGCGGCCCATTGCTTTTGCCAGCACAATCGACGCCAACGGACTGGTTAATTTAAGCCCGTTTAGTTTTTTCAACATCGTTGGCTACAACCCGCCCACGCTGATTTTTGCGCCAACCATTAACCGGCATGGCCATAAAAAACACACGTTGCTGAATCTGGAAGAGGTTGGCGAAGTGGTTATAAACATCGTCAACTATGCGATGGTTGAACAAATGTCATTGGCGAGCGCTGAGTTTGAGCGGGGTATCAACGAGTTTGAAAAAGCCGGTTTTACCGCTATTCCGTCTGATCGGGTTCGTCCGCCACGGATAGCCGAATCGCCAGCCGCGTTTGAGTGCGTGGTAAAGCAGATCGTTCCTACGGGCGATGGACCAGGCTCGGGGAATATAATTATCTGCGAAGTCGTTATGGGGCATTTTCACGATACCATTTTCGACTCAACAGGAGCCGTTGATCCCCATCAGCTCGACCTTATTGGCCGTATGGGGGGCGACTGGTACTGCCGCGCCCAGGGCGATGCGCTATTTGAGGTAGGTCGGCCCCAAACGGGCATTGGCGTGGACAACATACCGGCTGCTATTCGAAACAGCGCTATTCTGTCGGGAAATGATCTGGGGAAATTAGGGAGCTTCCCGGCTTTACCCGACCCCGAAGAGGTGAATGCCTATCGAGCGTCCGGTGCCTTGAATGAGTTGTTCGACGAAGCTAGAAATGGTTGCCAGTATTTACCTGATCTACTCCACCTGCGGGCCAAACAGCTTCTGGCCGAAGGTAATGTAAAGGATGCCTGGCTAACGCTGCTGACCAGTCAATTGTAA
- the fahA gene encoding fumarylacetoacetase — protein MYGIFSYDTSTPRMGLKHKDHVLDLEVVGLLGYFDNLAIDPAVFTKPFLNDFIALGKPIHRAIHQRINALLEHDATAFAEVHDQVFIHESRVQMHLPVHIGDYTDFYAGIHHAENVGRMFRPQGDPLLPNYKHLPVAYHGRASSIVVSGTPIRRPKGQFMNDGQLMFGPSTALDFELELGLIIGKASTLGEPISVNEAEDYIFGIALFNDWSARDIQRWEYQPLGPFLGKNFGSSISAWVLPFDELEPFRVSGAEQEPAPLPYLQNSGDANFDLELDVWLTPADGEEVFICRTNARYLYWTFAQMIAHHTVNGCNLNIGDVLATGTISGPEPGTYGSLLEISWNGERPLHISHTLSRTFLADGDTVTFRGRGFLNGIRVDLGEVTGTIHS, from the coding sequence TTGTACGGCATTTTTAGTTATGATACGTCGACACCCCGCATGGGTCTGAAACACAAGGACCATGTTCTCGATTTGGAGGTTGTGGGCTTGTTAGGCTATTTCGATAACCTGGCTATAGACCCCGCTGTGTTCACCAAACCTTTTTTGAACGATTTCATTGCCCTTGGCAAACCCATTCATCGAGCCATCCATCAACGAATCAACGCCTTACTGGAGCATGATGCCACGGCGTTTGCGGAGGTTCACGACCAGGTTTTCATTCATGAGTCGCGGGTGCAGATGCACTTACCCGTTCATATTGGCGACTATACCGATTTTTACGCGGGCATTCACCACGCCGAGAACGTAGGTCGTATGTTTCGGCCCCAGGGCGACCCGCTGCTTCCTAATTACAAACACCTGCCCGTTGCTTACCACGGTCGCGCGTCGTCCATCGTGGTGTCGGGAACTCCCATCCGTCGACCCAAGGGTCAGTTCATGAACGATGGTCAACTCATGTTTGGCCCATCAACCGCACTGGATTTTGAACTCGAACTGGGGTTAATTATCGGTAAAGCGTCTACGCTGGGTGAGCCAATTTCTGTAAACGAAGCCGAGGATTACATTTTCGGAATTGCCCTCTTTAACGACTGGTCGGCGCGGGATATTCAACGCTGGGAATATCAGCCGCTTGGGCCGTTTTTGGGTAAAAATTTCGGTTCGAGTATCTCCGCCTGGGTGTTGCCGTTCGATGAACTGGAACCCTTTCGCGTGTCGGGTGCCGAACAGGAACCAGCCCCTTTACCGTATTTACAAAATTCGGGTGATGCTAATTTCGACCTGGAATTAGACGTCTGGCTAACACCCGCTGATGGTGAGGAGGTGTTTATTTGCCGTACAAATGCCCGCTATCTGTACTGGACGTTCGCACAAATGATTGCGCATCATACCGTCAATGGCTGCAACCTCAACATTGGCGATGTGCTGGCAACGGGCACTATTTCAGGACCAGAACCCGGCACCTATGGCTCTTTACTAGAAATAAGCTGGAATGGGGAACGCCCCCTTCATATATCCCACACCCTATCCCGAACATTCCTGGCCGATGGCGATACCGTGACCTTTCGGGGGCGTGGCTTCCTGAACGGCATTCGAGTCGATTTGGGGGAAGTAACCGGCACTATTCATTCATGA
- a CDS encoding DUF421 domain-containing protein — translation MHKEDISLYDWQRILVGEVPGLFYVEILIRAATIYLILVLAMRLMGRRMASRLSRNEMAAMVSLAAAIGVAILDAQRGVLPAFVIAMVVVFTQRVISYFAAKNQKFETISQGRFSTLVQNSVIQLAGMSESTITRELLFAQLRSSGVIHLGHVKRLYMEANGAFTLIEEPNPTPGLSILPEWDTDFVDQQEKADGQLVCYRCGNAQPKSGPKDKCTNCGNNEWVPALK, via the coding sequence ATGCATAAAGAAGATATCAGTTTATACGACTGGCAGCGAATTCTCGTAGGCGAGGTGCCGGGCCTTTTTTACGTAGAAATTTTGATTCGGGCGGCCACAATCTACCTGATTCTGGTTTTGGCCATGCGGTTAATGGGGCGACGTATGGCCTCCCGATTAAGCCGTAATGAGATGGCCGCAATGGTTTCGCTCGCGGCTGCAATTGGGGTCGCTATCCTGGACGCGCAGCGAGGAGTGCTACCGGCCTTCGTTATTGCCATGGTTGTGGTGTTTACGCAACGTGTCATATCGTATTTTGCCGCAAAGAATCAAAAATTTGAAACCATCTCACAGGGTAGATTCAGCACGCTGGTTCAAAACTCGGTTATTCAACTAGCGGGAATGAGCGAATCAACCATTACCCGTGAGTTGCTTTTTGCCCAGCTTCGCTCGAGTGGCGTGATTCATCTGGGGCATGTGAAGCGATTGTATATGGAAGCTAACGGCGCTTTTACACTCATTGAAGAACCGAATCCTACGCCTGGTCTTTCAATCTTACCCGAATGGGATACCGATTTTGTTGATCAGCAGGAAAAAGCAGACGGGCAGCTTGTGTGCTATCGTTGCGGCAATGCGCAGCCAAAATCCGGCCCAAAGGACAAGTGTACCAATTGCGGGAATAATGAGTGGGTTCCGGCGTTGAAATAG
- a CDS encoding alpha-amylase family protein, protein MKKLALLLCIGMFTACQKDADDTKSTTVPPAPLPTDFIEELWYKNGLVYSVDVEVFKDSDKDGVGDFKGIMQQLDYLKTLGVETIWLAPFQPTPNEDDGYDIADFYGIDKRLGTTQDFDEFMRQANQKGIRVMMDLVTNHTSNQHPWFQQARQRTDSPYRSWYVWSKERPKKWDSGMVFPGVQKDIWSYDKQAGEYFYHRFYESQPDLNMQNPAVQREMRKIVRFWLDKGIAGFRVDAVPFLIEIANKDFDPDKPEHQFDIITQLHEYIQWHKRDAILLGEANVDPKEQEPYFGKEGQNMQTMFNFFVNQHLFYALATGETKLLKKALDDTKNIPPTAQWAHFLRNHDEIDLGRLSDKERDKVYARFGPDTTMQLYDRGIRRRLSPMLGDPKLTELAYSILFSLPGMPVIRYGEEIGMGDDLSLKERLSVRTPMQWSNGPNAGFSESAKTVRPIINKGPYSYTKINVAAQRADSTSLLNQVIKFSRLRKRCPEIGWGAWKLIDTGSEHVLAMQYDWQGRTLMMVYNFSKEPQQCQLQTSMKTGRGLVNLLDSSATQIGSNGSYAVKLPGYGSGWYRAK, encoded by the coding sequence ATGAAAAAACTAGCCTTACTTCTGTGTATCGGCATGTTCACCGCCTGTCAGAAAGACGCAGATGACACAAAATCGACCACTGTTCCTCCGGCTCCCCTGCCAACCGATTTCATTGAAGAACTCTGGTATAAAAACGGACTCGTTTATAGCGTAGACGTGGAGGTATTTAAAGACTCTGACAAAGATGGTGTTGGTGATTTCAAGGGAATTATGCAACAGCTCGATTACCTGAAAACGCTTGGCGTTGAAACGATCTGGCTGGCTCCGTTCCAGCCTACGCCAAACGAAGATGACGGGTATGATATAGCTGACTTTTATGGCATCGACAAACGTCTGGGTACAACTCAGGATTTTGACGAATTCATGCGTCAGGCGAACCAGAAGGGCATTCGGGTCATGATGGACCTGGTCACAAATCATACCTCCAATCAGCATCCGTGGTTTCAGCAGGCCCGTCAGCGTACCGATTCTCCTTACCGCTCGTGGTATGTGTGGTCAAAAGAACGCCCGAAAAAGTGGGATTCAGGCATGGTGTTTCCGGGCGTCCAGAAAGACATCTGGTCCTACGACAAACAGGCGGGCGAATACTTTTATCACCGATTCTATGAATCCCAGCCAGACCTGAACATGCAGAACCCGGCTGTTCAGCGGGAGATGCGAAAAATTGTTCGGTTCTGGCTTGACAAAGGCATTGCGGGTTTCCGGGTAGATGCCGTTCCGTTCCTGATCGAAATTGCCAATAAAGATTTTGACCCCGACAAACCCGAGCACCAGTTCGACATAATTACCCAATTGCACGAGTACATTCAGTGGCATAAACGGGACGCTATTCTATTGGGTGAAGCCAATGTTGACCCCAAGGAACAGGAACCTTATTTCGGTAAGGAAGGGCAAAACATGCAGACGATGTTCAACTTTTTCGTTAATCAGCACCTGTTCTATGCTCTGGCCACCGGCGAAACCAAGCTGCTGAAGAAGGCGCTGGACGATACCAAAAATATACCCCCAACCGCCCAGTGGGCGCATTTTCTTCGTAACCACGACGAAATTGACCTGGGCAGACTGAGCGATAAGGAACGGGATAAGGTATATGCCCGCTTCGGTCCTGATACAACGATGCAGCTTTATGACCGGGGCATTCGCAGGCGTCTGTCTCCAATGCTGGGCGACCCGAAACTAACGGAATTAGCCTACAGTATCTTATTTTCCTTACCCGGTATGCCCGTGATTCGGTACGGCGAAGAAATTGGCATGGGCGACGATCTTAGCCTGAAAGAGCGGCTATCCGTCCGGACGCCTATGCAATGGTCGAATGGGCCGAATGCCGGGTTTTCGGAATCGGCCAAAACCGTTCGACCCATCATCAATAAAGGCCCTTATAGCTACACAAAGATCAATGTAGCGGCACAGCGTGCAGATTCGACCTCCCTTCTGAATCAGGTAATCAAATTTTCCCGGCTTCGGAAGCGGTGTCCCGAAATTGGCTGGGGAGCCTGGAAACTCATCGACACAGGTTCGGAACACGTGCTGGCTATGCAATATGATTGGCAGGGCCGTACGCTGATGATGGTTTATAATTTTAGTAAGGAGCCGCAGCAATGCCAGCTACAAACATCAATGAAAACGGGTCGAGGGCTGGTCAATTTATTGGATAGTTCAGCAACCCAAATTGGTTCTAATGGCAGTTATGCCGTCAAGTTGCCGGGCTATGGGTCGGGTTGGTATCGGGCAAAATAA
- a CDS encoding M20 family peptidase — MRFILRILGFLLVFLLVVLLVNTFRLTSHQLTNVPPAAPITVPDSAIQRFAGAIRIPTVSYTDYTLTDTTQFDKFTAYIRAAYPLIHQRLNPQTFNHYGLLYEWKGRNPALKPVLLMAHYDVVPVIQGTQGMWKRPPFAGIIDDGYLYGRGTLDDKMGMMGLLESVDYLLKSNFQPERTLLLAFGQDEETSGELGAQTIAAALKKRGVSLEYILDEGGEIKPEGVAGINKPVALIGISEKGYMSLELTAIGKGGHSSMPPAQTSIGMVAEAVSKLEHNPFPARLNGGMDQLLSYLASEAPFSKRIILANQWLFGPVIERSIAETKSGSATLRTTTAPTIFRAGAKDNVLPIDAVATVNFRILPGDTVEGVISRVKEVIDNDSITVSILGKGNNPAPMASTENMGFQTINKTIKSVFPEVVVAPFVMLGATDSKFYAALTPSIYKFSPIPLSDAQLAGVHGTNERISIKDYKNIIWFYVTLIRNSQ; from the coding sequence ATGCGCTTCATTCTACGAATTCTTGGTTTTCTGCTTGTATTTCTTCTTGTTGTTCTGCTCGTTAACACGTTCCGGCTAACGTCTCACCAACTAACGAACGTGCCTCCGGCGGCACCAATTACGGTACCTGATTCGGCTATTCAGCGGTTTGCCGGAGCTATTCGCATTCCCACCGTTTCATACACCGATTACACGCTGACGGATACGACCCAATTTGACAAGTTTACCGCCTACATACGGGCAGCGTACCCGCTCATCCATCAGCGACTGAACCCGCAGACGTTCAATCATTATGGCTTGTTGTATGAGTGGAAAGGCCGGAATCCAGCGCTGAAACCCGTTTTGTTAATGGCTCATTACGATGTCGTGCCGGTTATTCAGGGAACGCAGGGCATGTGGAAACGCCCACCTTTTGCAGGTATTATCGACGATGGGTATCTCTACGGACGTGGTACACTCGATGATAAAATGGGCATGATGGGCCTGCTGGAATCAGTCGACTATTTGCTAAAGTCGAACTTTCAGCCCGAGCGAACGCTGTTGCTGGCCTTCGGGCAGGATGAAGAAACATCGGGCGAGCTAGGCGCTCAAACCATTGCGGCTGCCCTCAAAAAACGGGGGGTGTCGCTGGAATATATTCTGGATGAAGGGGGCGAGATAAAGCCCGAAGGTGTTGCCGGTATCAACAAGCCCGTTGCATTGATCGGCATCAGCGAAAAAGGCTATATGAGTCTGGAACTGACGGCCATCGGTAAAGGGGGACACTCGTCTATGCCGCCTGCACAAACAAGTATTGGCATGGTGGCCGAAGCGGTCAGTAAACTGGAGCATAACCCGTTTCCGGCCCGGCTAAACGGAGGAATGGACCAGTTGCTGAGTTACCTGGCGTCAGAAGCCCCGTTTAGCAAACGTATTATCCTTGCCAATCAGTGGCTATTTGGTCCAGTGATTGAGCGGTCCATCGCCGAAACGAAGTCGGGGAGCGCCACCTTGCGGACCACAACGGCCCCGACCATTTTTCGGGCCGGGGCTAAAGACAATGTGCTCCCCATCGATGCCGTCGCTACGGTCAATTTTCGAATATTGCCAGGTGATACAGTTGAGGGAGTTATCAGTCGGGTTAAGGAAGTGATTGATAATGATAGTATTACGGTCAGTATTTTGGGTAAGGGTAATAACCCCGCTCCAATGGCCAGCACCGAGAACATGGGCTTCCAGACGATTAATAAGACCATTAAGAGCGTCTTTCCAGAAGTCGTAGTTGCGCCCTTCGTCATGCTTGGTGCCACCGATTCCAAATTTTACGCGGCTCTTACGCCATCCATCTACAAGTTTTCGCCCATTCCCCTGTCAGATGCGCAATTAGCGGGTGTTCACGGCACCAATGAGCGTATCAGTATCAAGGATTACAAAAACATAATCTGGTTTTACGTAACGCTCATTCGTAATAGCCAGTAG
- a CDS encoding DUF421 domain-containing protein: protein MDKDDIKLGDWQRILIGDAPVEFLLEVFIRTSLIYLVLLVVMRLLGKRMNGQLTNLELAVMLTMGAIISPAMQLPDRGLLSGMLALACALTFLRGVNWLGFKHSKAERIIQGTGTVLIKDGVFQLKQMAENRLSHQQIYAALRTENVYNLANVKRMYLEAYGMFSIYQDKQKKPGLSVLPPADAEVQSIHEQKDDNHVACSNCGNTIPAQPKPGLCSVCQVDSWVGAVL from the coding sequence ATGGATAAAGACGACATCAAGCTGGGTGATTGGCAGCGTATACTAATTGGCGATGCTCCTGTAGAATTTTTGCTGGAAGTATTCATTCGTACATCGCTGATCTACCTGGTACTTCTGGTTGTGATGCGCCTTCTTGGAAAGCGAATGAATGGGCAGCTTACCAATCTGGAACTGGCTGTGATGCTCACAATGGGAGCTATTATTTCGCCAGCCATGCAGCTACCTGATCGTGGGTTATTGTCGGGAATGCTGGCTCTTGCTTGTGCGCTCACCTTTTTGCGGGGCGTCAACTGGTTGGGCTTCAAACACAGCAAAGCCGAAAGAATTATTCAGGGGACAGGAACAGTGCTAATCAAAGATGGCGTCTTTCAACTGAAACAGATGGCCGAAAACAGGCTTTCGCACCAACAGATTTATGCCGCTTTACGAACCGAAAATGTCTATAATCTGGCCAACGTAAAGCGTATGTATCTGGAAGCGTATGGGATGTTCAGTATTTACCAGGATAAACAAAAAAAACCGGGTTTATCGGTGCTGCCGCCAGCAGATGCCGAAGTTCAGTCAATTCATGAGCAAAAAGACGACAACCATGTGGCGTGTAGTAACTGTGGTAATACCATTCCGGCGCAACCGAAACCAGGTCTTTGCTCTGTTTGTCAGGTCGATAGCTGGGTAGGAGCCGTTCTTTAA
- a CDS encoding alpha-glucosidase C-terminal domain-containing protein, translating to MGWGAWKLIDTGSEHVLAMQYDWQGRTLMMVYNFSKEPQQCQLQTSMKTGRGLVNLLDSSATQIGSNGSYAVKLPGYGSGWYRAK from the coding sequence ATTGGCTGGGGAGCCTGGAAACTCATCGACACAGGTTCGGAACACGTGCTGGCTATGCAATATGATTGGCAGGGCCGTACGCTGATGATGGTTTATAATTTTAGTAAGGAGCCGCAGCAATGCCAGCTACAAACATCAATGAAAACGGGTCGAGGGCTGGTCAATTTATTGGATAGTTCAGCAACCCAAATTGGTTCTAATGGCAGTTATGCCGTCAAGTTGCCGGGCTATGGGTCGGGTTGGTATCGGGCAAAATAA
- a CDS encoding glycosyltransferase family 87 protein — MLNSRYKTISQFFGKESVLLSAYLLITLLASIQQYLLPDQQIGPSVQRYSNYNNYIIFKNSFIHLLTHKNLYSLHLTEQWDLFKYSPTFALFMGLFAFLPDWLGLTGWNLLNTLVLFFGIKHLPFVSEDSRVKIRWFILVELLTSIQNAQSNGLIAGLFVWSFIWLEREKSLWASLLMLFSTFIKIFGVVGFVLFLLYPRKPTAILYTIGWTAVLAILPLAVVPYQELLNQYINWWVMLQNDHSSSIGLSVMGWLNTWFSLDPSKLLVVVIGGILLMLPLLRTDQYKSNQYRLFLLASVLIWVVIFNHKAESPTFILAITGVGIWYFCQPVTVTNRVLVILAFVFTSLSPTDVFPTALRDLLVLPYVLKAVFCIAIWAKLTVELLINDWQSIDIDCSVGGSPPTLRPTGYYE, encoded by the coding sequence ATGCTCAACTCACGTTATAAAACCATTAGTCAATTTTTCGGTAAAGAGTCGGTCCTGTTAAGTGCTTACCTATTAATAACCCTATTGGCGAGCATACAGCAGTATTTATTACCCGACCAACAAATTGGGCCCAGCGTTCAACGCTACTCAAATTACAACAACTACATCATCTTCAAAAACTCGTTTATCCACTTACTCACCCATAAAAATCTCTATTCGCTTCACCTGACCGAGCAATGGGATTTATTCAAATACTCCCCCACGTTCGCATTGTTCATGGGCTTGTTTGCATTCCTGCCCGATTGGCTGGGACTAACAGGCTGGAATCTGTTAAATACGCTGGTCCTGTTCTTTGGTATTAAGCACCTGCCGTTTGTGTCTGAAGACAGCAGAGTGAAAATCCGTTGGTTCATTCTGGTTGAGTTGCTAACCTCCATTCAAAACGCCCAGAGCAATGGATTAATAGCGGGGCTATTTGTCTGGAGTTTCATCTGGCTGGAACGAGAAAAGTCCTTATGGGCTAGCTTACTTATGCTTTTCAGTACATTCATCAAGATTTTTGGCGTCGTCGGATTTGTTCTGTTTTTGTTATATCCCCGCAAGCCGACGGCTATCTTATATACAATTGGCTGGACGGCAGTACTGGCCATCCTACCCCTAGCTGTCGTTCCTTACCAGGAGTTATTGAATCAGTACATAAACTGGTGGGTCATGTTGCAGAATGATCATTCGAGTTCGATTGGCCTGTCGGTGATGGGTTGGCTGAATACGTGGTTCTCGCTGGATCCATCAAAACTATTGGTGGTCGTTATTGGGGGCATCCTGCTCATGTTGCCGCTGCTCAGAACCGACCAGTATAAGTCCAATCAATACCGCCTGTTTCTCTTAGCGTCGGTTCTGATCTGGGTCGTTATTTTTAATCACAAAGCCGAATCACCTACGTTTATTCTGGCCATTACAGGCGTTGGTATCTGGTACTTTTGTCAGCCTGTCACCGTCACAAATCGGGTACTGGTCATACTGGCTTTTGTTTTCACCTCACTCTCCCCCACGGATGTGTTTCCAACGGCACTTCGCGATCTACTTGTCTTGCCTTACGTACTAAAGGCGGTCTTTTGCATCGCCATCTGGGCGAAACTTACCGTCGAGCTGTTAATCAACGATTGGCAATCCATTGATATTGACTGTAGCGTGGGCGGAAGCCCGCCCACGCTACGCCCTACTGGCTATTACGAATGA